Below is a window of Terriglobales bacterium DNA.
ATCTCCCAGGGGGTTTGCAGCTTCTGAGCCAGCAGCTTCGCCGGAACATTGGCCACCAGTAACATGGGTATCGCATAGGTGAAGAATACCTTGAAGAAGCCGCGGAACGCAGCATCCGGCATCCGGGCAATGTTGAACAGGTTGTAGTACCCCCAAACGATTCCCTGGCCGCGAATCGTCCAGAAGCTGGTGCTGGCCAGGATGAGCATTAACGAATAATGCACCAACAGACTGCACAGAGTCAGCAAGAGGAATCCTGCTATTTGCGCCAGCGTAACCTCCACCCCCAAACGGCTCAGCGCGTAGACCATCACCACCGCCGCCGAAGCCGCGTTGATGAACCCGCCCAGGTCCACTTGGCGGAACGAGACCAGGAAGCGCGTGTTGATCGGCAACAGGAGCATGAAATCGAGCTTCCCCGTCCGAATGGACTCGGAGAGTTGCGTGATGTTGGTCAGAAAGAATGCGGTGTAAACCTGCTGGATAAAGTGGCTGGCGGCAATGAGCAGGACGACCTCCCACTTCGACCACGTTGCGATGCGGTCGGTATGCTGGTAAATGACGGCGATGAACCCGAGTTGCAGCGCGAACCAGAGCATCTCCACCACAATCCACAAAAGGAAGTTTGCCTTGAACCCCATCTCGCGGACCACAGAGTTCTTCCACAACGCCGCATAAATCGAGAGATAACGCGTCATCAACTCCGGGAAGGCTTACACCCTGCAATCAAGGGCGTAAAGGGCACCGATCGAAAAGGCAGCAATTCTCATTGTGATCTGGCCAGTGTGAGTGATCGCATTACGAGGAAGTAGGAGAGGGGCAGAGAGGACGCGGCGAAGGACGGTTTTTACGGCGTGCAGCGTCATTTGGGCAATGCGTAGCCTCACGCGCTGATGGCGTGTCTGCCTCCAGAGAGGCTGATTTCAGGTTTTTTGCACGGCGTACGGGCCAACCTCCTGGCCTCGCATCATAA
It encodes the following:
- a CDS encoding ABC-2 family transporter protein; the encoded protein is MTRYLSIYAALWKNSVVREMGFKANFLLWIVVEMLWFALQLGFIAVIYQHTDRIATWSKWEVVLLIAASHFIQQVYTAFFLTNITQLSESIRTGKLDFMLLLPINTRFLVSFRQVDLGGFINAASAAVVMVYALSRLGVEVTLAQIAGFLLLTLCSLLVHYSLMLILASTSFWTIRGQGIVWGYYNLFNIARMPDAAFRGFFKVFFTYAIPMLLVANVPAKLLAQKLQTPWE